From a single Phalacrocorax aristotelis chromosome 1, bGulAri2.1, whole genome shotgun sequence genomic region:
- the DIS3 gene encoding exosome complex exonuclease RRP44, producing the protein MLTSRTFLKRTRAGAVVKVVREHYLREDIPCGAVACRLCPPRPAGPGPGLQARPSGAASSLCPGPHYLLPDTNLLLHQIDILEDPVIKNVIVLQTVLQEVRSRSAPVYKRIRDVIGNPEKHFYSFTNEHHRETYVVQEQGETSNDRNDRAIRVAVKWYSEHLKKIEDEEKIQVIFLTNDRTNKEKALEEGITAYTCEEYIKSLVANPDLVDRLACVSDEGKEIESGKIIFPEHIPLSKLQQGIKSGVYLQGTYRASRDNYLEATVWVHGDAEENKEILIQGLKHLNRAVHEDIVAVELLARDEWVAPSSVVLQDDGQNEDDIEIEEEKENILKTSYNKDMLRPTGKVVGIIKRNWRPFCGMLSKSQIKEARRHLFTPADRRIPRIRIETRQADTLEGQRIVVAIDGWPRNSRYPNGHFVKNLGSAGDKETETEVLLLEHDVPHQPFSQGVLSFLPKMPWSITEQDMKHREDLRHLHVCSVDPPGCTDIDDALHFREVENGNIEVGVHIADVSHFIRPGNALDEESAKRGTTVYLCEKRIDMVPELLSSNLCSLRSNVDRLAFSCIWEMNHKAEILKTRFTKSIINSKASLTYAEAQMRIDSATMNDDITTSLRGLNKLAKILKKRRIDNGALTLSSPEVRFHMDSETHDPIDLQTKELKETNSMVEEFMLLANVSVAQKIYDEFPEFALLRKHPAPPPSNYDILVKAAKSKNLEIKTDSAKALAESLDKAESPTFPYLNTLLRILATRCMMQAVYFCSGMDNDFHHYGLASPIYTHFTSPIRRYADIIVHRLLAAAIGADRTYPELTDKHKLADICKNLNYRHKMAQYAQRASVAFHTQLFFKSKGVLNEDAYILFVRKNAVVVLIPKYGLEGTVFFEEKDKPTPRLDYNNEVPSLTVEDTTLHVFDKVKVDVTLDASNIQHQKIRMVLVEPKIQGNDVPANPSTEISSKNEPEKKKKKLQK; encoded by the exons ATGCTGACCTCGCGCACCTTCCTGAAGCGCACGCGGGCGGGGGCCGTGGTGAAGGTGGTGCGGGAGCACTACCTGCGCGAGGACATCCCCTGCGGCGCCGTCGCCTGCCGCCtctgcccgccccgccccgccgggcccggccccggcctgCAGGCCCGGCCCAGTGGCGCCGCCAGCAGCCTCTGCCCCGGCCCGCACTACCTCCTGCCCGACACCAACCTCCTCCTTCACCAG ATTGATATACTTGAAGATCCTGTTATTAAGAATGTCATTGTGCTGCAAACAGTCTTACAAGAAGTCAGGAGTCGGAGTGCACCAGTGTACAAGCGAATTAGGGACGTGATTGGAAACCCTGAAAAACACTTCTATTCATTCACCAATGAGCATCATCG agaaACATATGTAGTGCAAGAGCAAGGAGAAACTTCTAATGACCGCAATGACAGAGCCATTCGGGTAGCAGTAAAATGGTACAGTGAACACTTGAAGAAAATAGAGGATGAGGAGAAGATCCAAGTTATCTTTTTAACAAATGACAGAACTAATAAAGAGAAAGCTCTAGAGGAAGGGATAACTGCTTATACAT GTGAGGAGTATATAAAAAGCTTGGTAGCTAATCCAGATCTTGTAGATCGTCTTGCTTGTGTATCAGATGAAGGg aaagaaatagaaagtggaaaaataattttcccagaACATATTCCTCTTAGCAAGCTGCAGCAAGGAATAAAGTCTGGTGTTTACCTCCAAGGAACTTATAGGGCAAGCAGAGATAATTATCTTGAAGCTACTGTTTGGGTTCATGGAgatgctgaagaaaacaaagag ATACTTATACAGGGACTGAAACATTTAAACcgagcagttcatgaagataTTGTAGCTGTGGAGTTGTTGGCAAGAGATGAATGGGTGGCACCATCCTCAGTGGTCTTACAGGATGATGGCCAGAATGAAGATGACATTGAaattgaagaggaaaaagaaaacatt CTGAAGACTTCTTATAACAAGGACATGCTGAGACCTACAGGAAAAGTAGTGGGCATTATAAAAAGAAACTGGCGACCATTTTGTGGCATGCTTTCCAAATCACAGATCAAAGAA GCAAGGCGCCATTTGTTTACACCAGCTGATCGCAGAATTCCTCGCATTCGAATAGAAACAAGGCAGGCAGATACATTGGAAGGACAAAGAATAGTTGTTGCTATTGATGGTTGGCCCAGGAATTCCAGGTATCCTAAT GGTCATTTTGTTAAGAACTTAGGAAGTGCTGGAGATAAAGAGACCGAGACAGAAGTTCTTTTGCTTGAACATGATGTCCCTCATCAGCCTTTTTCCCAGGGTGTCCTTAGTTTCCTACCAAAAATGCCATGGAGCATTACAGAACag gacATGAAGCACAGGGAGGACTTAAGGCATTTGCATGTTTGTAGTGTTGATCCTCCTGGCTGTACGGATATTGATGATGCACTACATTTTAGAGAagtggaaaatggaaatatagag GTTGGTGTACATATTGCAGATGTCAGTCACTTTATTCGCCCAGGAAATGCTTTGGATGAGGAATCAGCAAAAAGAGGAACAACAGTATACCTGTGtgaaaaa AGGATCGATATGGTTCCAGAGTTACTTAGTTCCAACTTATGCTCCCTGAGATCTAATGTGGACAG GCTTGCGTTTTCATGTATATGGGAGATGAACCACAAGGCTGAAATTCTAAAAACCAGATTTACGAAGAGTATTATTAATTCCAAG GCTTCTCTTACATATGCTGAAGCACAGATGAGAATTGATTCAGCAACTATGAATGATGATATTACTACTAGCCTACGTGGACTAAACAAATTAGCAAAAAttctgaagaagaggagaatTGATAACGG AGCCTTGACACTTTCCTCACCAGAAGTTCGTTTCCACATGGACAGTGAAACTCACGATCCTATCGATTTGCAGACTAAGGAGCTCAA GGAAACAAATTCCATGGTTGAAGAGTTCATGTTGCTTGCCAACGTCTCTGTAGCACAAAAAATCTACGATGAGTTCCCAGAATTTGCTTTGCTCCGGAAACACCCTGCTCCTCCCCCATCAAATTATGACATCCTTGTGAAGGCAGCAAAGTCTAAG AATTTGGAAATTAAGACAGATTCTGCAAAGGCTTTAGCTGAATCGTTAGACAAAGCTGAATCTCCTACGTTCCCCTATCTAAATACACTGTTGAGAATTTTGGCCACTCGTTGCATGATGCAAGCTGTTTATTTCTGCTCTGGAATGGACAATGATTTCCATCACTATGGTTTAGCCTCACCTATTTACACCCACTTTACCTCACCTATTAGAag GTATGCTGACATTATAGTACATCGGCTTTTGGCAGCAGCCATAGGAGCAGACAGGACTTACCCAGAACTTACAGATAAGCATAAACTAGCGGATATATGTAAAAATCTCAACTACCGACACAAAATGGCTCAATACGCACAAAGAGCGTCTGTTGCATTCCACACACAG CTGTTCTTCAAAAGCAAGGGAGTACTGAATGAAGATGCATATAtattatttgtaagaaaaaatgcagttgTGGTTCTGATCCCCAAGTATGGGTTAGAAGGAACAGtcttctttgaagaaaaagataaacCAACACCAAGACTGGATTACAACAATGAG GTACCATCGCTTACTGTGGAAGACACGACATTACATGTATTTGATAAAGTTAAAGTGGACGTTACATTAGATGCTTCCAACATCCAGCATCAGAAAATTCGGATGGTGTTGGTAGAACCAAAG